The genomic segment CCAAATCCCCCAAAGTATCTCCTCAGAAACAGCTAAGGCGTAATACCAGCAGCACAAGTACAAGCAGCCTGGCCAATAGCGACGAGCAACCAGACAATAATAGGTCTTCAATTCAAACGCGCAGAAAGTCAGCCTTGCTAGAGGAGCGCACGCTCAAATCACAAGAAGCGAAGAAGCTCTCCTCCTCCGAACTCCGGGAATCGGAGACATCGCCGCAGTTGAAAGCAAACGAATTGTCTTTGACAAAGTCGACCATTTCTAGTCCTTGCCCGGCTGTTGATAGTAAGTCCCTGAGTCCAGTTGAGCATGCTCTAGCTGCCAGCACAAAATTACCGGAAACCAATCTCGATGGTGGGCACAAAATGCAATTGGACCAAGTCCTGGATAAAATCACTACGTCGCCTGCGATCGAGCCTGCAACTGCGTTAATGTCTAAGCAAAATGAAAAGGACAATGATGATGTCGAAATCATCGAAGAGGGCAAGACAGGAAATGAAAGCCAACGTCTGAATAGACTGGACGATAAACTAGACGAGCACAAAACACAAGGACAAGCACAAGCAAATACGCAGACAAAAGACATATCCTCCGAGAAAGTGGCCATGGAGTGTACAGACGAATGCTCTGATGTGCCTATGGACATTGATGAGGAACTGACGACAGCTCCCACAAATACTGCAATGCCAGAAGGTGAACGTTCCCCGGCTAAGATTGATGAGCTTTTGGTCGATCTAGATGATCATCCACCGGCTGCGCCGATGCCTGCCTCCCCCGTACCctcgtcgtcatcatcaactGATGGCGATAATGACGATGATCTTTCGAATGCCAGTGATGAGGGCAACAAGACGCGCCCTCGCAAAACGCGCAATAGGCGCCGTCGTACAAGGCCAGGCAGCCCACCCATGTCGGCAGAAGAGGAGCATACACATCATACGCAACACTTGCTAAATGAAATGGAATTGGTGAAAGCTCTCGAGGAGGAACGCAAATTGGCGGCCGCCAATGCTGGAGCGGGCAAGTATTCAGCTTCATCTTCCTCCTCCGCTGTGGCTGTGGTAGGACCAGAGCCGCCCGAAATAATCGACCTGGATTCCAACTCAAATTCAGAAGGTATCAAAACGCCGCAGAAAGAATCCACATCCTCCGCACTGGCTTTGCCCGATGGACCTTGTTCAGCGGAAACTTCACCCTTGGAGAGTGTAGCGAAGTCGACTTTGGTGCCAGAACTTAATCAAAATGCAGCTACTTTGCAAAAGGAATCTCTATCACCGGCAGCTATGGCAGTTTCATTAATTAATAACACCAACGTTGGCGTGAGCTCTCTCAATACTCAAACTTCTTCGACTCTGGAGAGTGGACATCATCCCATTGTGGACACAATACTCGATTTGGAAGACAACGCCAACAAGAAACAACGGGAGAAACTTGGTTTTCCCAACGATTTGCTATTGCGCAACTCGCCATTCAGTAGTCACGAAGTAGTGGGTCATTTGGCCCAGCAAGCTGAAACCCTCAGCAGTCTACTAGGCACCGAAAACCAGATGGGCAAAGATGTTACGCAGGAGGACAGCAGCCAAGCAACCATGAGCCTCTTGGAGAAATTACGCAAAACCAAACGGACACGCAGTGATGAACCCAAAGAACCCGATCTCATGTTGCCACCGCCTACACCTGCCATTCCCTCGGTGTTTCCTTTCCACAATGCGGCCGATCCTGAAGATATAATCCATGTACAAAAGGAGAATGCCTTGTCGGCGCTGGAATCGAATAGTGCAGGTCATTATGGCTCGGAAAGCGCAGCTCCCACACAGCAAACACAAGGCGGCACTATGGCTGCAGGAAATAATTTGGTGGTAGGATCATCGCCCAACAATGGCGGAGTGGCTTCTTCCGTCATGGCAGCGGCTACAGGCAACAAAGATACTGGTTTGAGTATTTTTGGAAACCTAAGACATGATGCAGACACCGATGTAAATAGAACTCCAAACCGATTGTCCCAATTGCCGAGCGAGGCGCTGAATTACCTGGAGAATAGTGGTTTGCAACGAACTCCAacgcagcaacagcaacaaagcGCACAATTGCCCATATCACCTATGCAGCAGCACACACCAACCCATCTGCATCCACAACAGGGAACAACGCCTACCTCCAGCTACAGCCAACAGGCGCATACGCCCACCCAACAAACCTCACCCAATGTTGCCGAGTTGACATCTCTCATTCAGAAGGAATTGGCAAGCCAAGCGGTCTCCACAACGCTCAGTAAGACGCTGGGTATCGAGAGTTTTGGCCAGAAgccgcaacaacaacaacacagtaACAGTAGAATGTCTTCCAGTGCTCCCCTTTCGGCGGGAACAACGCCCGACTTTGTTGATCTACATGCAGCTGCAACGGCttccaaggaaactttggaCTTTACACGGTCCGCTTCGGTGGGAAGCAACAAATTGGTGGTCGACTGTGATTTCGATGAGAACACACGCATGCAATCGCCCTATGCGATGCAAGGCAATCGCATTTGGAATGAGAACGATTTGATAGCAGCGAGAAGGTCAACCTCGCCAAGTTCGGTATCGGAGTCAAATGATCAGACACCGTCGCTGGATCTGCAAGCGACCACGCCTACacatcagcagcaacaacagcaaacgCCAGTGCAGCATCAAATGTCCCAAGTGCAGCAAAGTCCGCAtatgcaacaacagcaacagtcgCAGCAAGGTCAACAGCAACACACCATGGCCCAGAATGTAAtgaacaacaacaatgccatAAATAGCCTTCAGAATGTCACCACATCACCAAACTGCAAGAATAGCTTCTTCAATTCGATAAATAGCTTTGCCATGGCCACCAGTTTCCAGCAACACTCGTTGCAATCGCAATctcaacagcagcaacagcaacagtctCCATTAGTTAACGGCATCGATTCGATGATGTATAGCCAACAGGGTTACAATTCAACGCCCACTACACCCACTAGTCAAACTACGCCACAGcaccagcagcaacagcaaacgCCAACAGGtttgcagcagcagcaacaacaacagcaacagcctgCGGCTACTCAACAGTACAACGGTGCGGTGGGATTATTTCATGATGCAGCGGCAACTATGGCTACCATGGATCAAATGCCATTTGGACCGAGTGGCCCCAGTAGCGGTGGCAATGCAACTGGCGTGATGTATCCCGCAGGATCGGGTATGGGTACTAATGTTAATGCAGGCCCTAACTCCAGTACCCAACAACCACGGCCGGCCGATATGTTCAATGCAACAAATGCTGCGGCTTCCCTTGGCGTTAGCGGCAACAACAACTCTGCCGGTCAATATGGCGGAGCGGCATTTACGTCTTCCACACACAACATAGCTTTAACGGCGGCAATTGTAGGAGTTTCCAGTGGTCCCGGCAGTCTTATTGTCGATCACAATTCCCCCAGACAACATCATCCCATGCAGAATGCACAACAACAAACGCAGCAGCAGCAAGCGGCGTCTCAGTTCAATTTGACATCGCCAAATAACGCAAACGCTGGGCCAGCGGCAGCGGCGGCTTTCAATAATTTGCACATGAATAGTTGTGGCGATGCGATTATGCCGCCCagtcagcaacaacaacagcaacagcaacaacagtcGCATACCACACCCACCAAAGAGTCGCCCTCAAAGGGTAGCCGTTCATCGGCCCGGTATAACCAGCAAGCGCAGCAACAACAGTTAAGAAATTCGCATAAATCACCTCAGGTGGCGCAACACAAGTCACCGGGCAAGTCACCCAGGCAAATGGAATTGCTGAGCAAACAattgcagcaacaacagcagcagcagcatgcctCGCTCAATGAATACTCCTCGAATATGGGTACGACAAAGTCCAGCAAATATGACCCCTTGACGCACACATTGGCAGGCAAACCACGACAGAGGGCACCGCGTGGCACCGGCGCCGGTTCTCGAGGTAGAGGCCGTGGACGAGGTCGCGGCAGGGGCAGTAGTGTGGCTAATTCCATCATAACTTTACCGCTCACCATGGACTATGTGAGTGCCGATAATCTGGTGGGTACGCCCTTCGAGTTCAGCTACGAAGAGGAGATGGCTACACCCGGCATGGAAAACTTACAGTCCTTAAGAGATCGAAGGCGATCCTTCGATTGTCGCAATGCCCACAATACTGATCCCCAAAAATATCGTAGTCCAGGGTACAGTGCAGCGGCATGTAAGGTGAGGGGCGGCAACAATGCTCTGCCTACGTCTGGTACTACATCAAGCTCCACAGCTAGTGCGGCGGCAGCCTCAGTGGCCGAGTCCTTAGTGAATTGCAACAACTCCCTCAAGAATGCCAGCTCTAATCTTCACTCCATAGTGCCGCCCATGCTACCAGGGCCAGTCGATATGCGTACATACAATATCGGATTTGAACCTCAACATTCCAGTGCATCTCAGGAAGCCTACAACAATAATTTACTAGGGGCTTTCGATTCTGGTACGGCCGATCAAACCTTATCCGAGTTCGATGAGGATGTTGAGAGAGAATTCCAATCGTCACTAAGGGCGACGAGTACTACCAGTTCTTTGGCCACCTCCAAACAACTGCCCAATGTAGGAGTTACCAACAGTTCAACTGCAAGCAACAGTGCGTCCACAATGTCTGGCGCATCCACCATTGAAACGGCAGCGGTAGCATCGAGCGCCAGTCTTATTACCAACACGTACAGCCGTGAGGCTGTACATACGTCTGGAACTTCAGCTGCCGGACTCGAGTTGAGTAGTGGCAGTCTTAATACAACCACTTCCAATCTAACCTCCACCACAACAACCACAATTTGTTCAGCGGAGCTGGTGACGGATTTGCAAACTTCAATGGAAACAACTTCTGAAGATGTATCCATTGACTCTGACACCACGTTAGCAACCAAGGCTTCTCTTTCCGATGCCCGCAATCAGTTGAAACTCAAGATCAAGGGCCCCCTGGCCTACCCTGATATGTACAATAGTTCGAGCACTCTAACTCACTCTCACTCCACAGTGGTCCAGTCGAATATGGGCAATGTGCAATCCATGGTATCGGCCAGCACGGTCATAAACGCTTCAGTAAGTGGTAGTGGCACAAACTCACGGCGCATGCGCAAAAAGGAGCTGCTCAGCCTGTATGTGGTACAAAAGGACAATCATGGCGATGATTCCTCCTGTGGCCTgccacccacagattccagtctcATGTCCAATTCTCTGGAGGTGACACGTAAAACTGACAGTGTTTGCAGTGAAGTTGATGAATATGTGGCTGAAGTGGCATCCGGAACAAGTTCCAGCAAGAGATTCAAGAAAAATTCCAGCCGTGAGTTGAGATCCTTGGACTCGATTGCTGGAGATAGTGAAATAAGTGCTATGGTACTGAGTTCCGGTACAGATGGACGCAGACGCAGTGCATGTTCTTCGGGCAGCACCGAAAACAGTGGCAAAGCTGGCGCTGCTGGTAGTGCCGGAAAACGACGTGGCCGTAGCAAAACCATGGAGGGTGCTGAGGATGAGCCGGCGcccaaattgaaaatcaaaatacGCGGCTTCACCGATGGCAATGTTAGCGCCACCACCACGGTGGGCAGTTGCGAGACCGCGTTTAACAGCTACGAGGTATCCCGCCGAACTGTTGCATGCCCCCCTAAGAAACGCTTGACTTCGAATTATACACCAACACTGGAAGCTCTAATGAGGGATTCCATGAACTATCGCGACCAAGTAATGCAAGATTTTGGGGGTGACGACGACGAGAGAACCAGACGCTCGACAACGGTCAGCAATGTGGGTGCTATGAAATCATTTGCCGATGTCAGTCCCCTGCCGCCAACCAAAAAGGCCAAATCTTCCAAACCAAAGAAAGACAAAAAGGAGAAGAAACGGCACAAGAATCGTGAAGTAGACGATAGTGCAAGTCTCATGTTTGGCGGCATAAACAGCAACAGCATGACGACCACCCTGATCGAGCAACCCATAAGTGCTTCGCCGGGAGATCCGCCTAAGCTGATATTGCGCATCAATAAACGTAAGGCCGAGTCTACGGCAACAGACACAAGCCTTTCATCGCCGGCTACGGCTGTTACGGCCCCAGTAACAGATGAACCTC from the Stomoxys calcitrans chromosome 1, idStoCalc2.1, whole genome shotgun sequence genome contains:
- the LOC106092593 gene encoding PHD finger protein rhinoceros isoform X1 codes for the protein MSQRGKRGNHLHHPRLDVEPQPPPTKRRKGRPPNGGGGGGGGGGCGLGLSGISGSNVGGVGSGGGPGPGPGLNPSYNPAYAAGGSTSCTSALISSNTTTTTPTPTTANNTTPQQDTDNPIHGSTSAAGVPNDDIAMCSTSSKAVGMQSAVGCSSSSAAAWQARSVSDIKMSSIYNRSSTEAPAELYRKDLISAMKLPDSEQLANYEYLVVNDQWKQEWERGVQVPVNPDSLPEPYVEVLTEPIVPPAHDFKLPKNRFLRITKDDTYSPELHCLTNVVALAENSCAYDIDQVDESWLKLYNADRAQYGAPFAISETQFERVIEELEVRCWEQIQVILKNEEGLGIEYDENVICDVCRSPDSEEANEMVFCDNCNICVHQACYGITAIPSGQWLCRTCSMGIKPDCVLCPNKGGAMKSTKSGKHWAHVSCALWIPEVSIGCVDRMEPITKISSIPPSRWSLVCVLCRGKVGACIQCSVKTCKTAYHVTCAFQHGLEMRAIIEEGNAEDGVKLRSYCHKHSVSKGKKEANKSSSSGNCKNKLGTSNGGSGTEDDDCRRRKSRKSDMTSEERNQVRARRLQEVESEFDKHVNIKDISCHLFDVDDDAIEAIYNYWKLKRKSRNNRALIPPKSEDVEMIARKQEQQDLENHKLVVHLRQDLERVRNLCYMVSRREKLSRSLFKLREQVFYKQISVLSDDSQRTEDQHATSDEQFKNAVIYANDGPTLYDRFYSSCDRNKNSQYQSLEYILEKLLGTTKNGPKNANRAHNSRASTSPTKRANKSNSSAQQAATSTSAAASSSTTTTASTGKSPANKRVNNGAIAASKSVATSANAITAGGESVALEKTSQQNKSSVANSVSANRRRASIGVDKTAKPAAAASTAGMVSTTTTATPNTRPRTSTTKTPPKLNKQASKSSDDSSSSSGSSSSDDEDSSSDNGSSSGSGSSSESESGTSSTESASSSSGSEKSPKAGGKTSPKKVVQTKRESYSRAKQRRKSSAVETTMEESVNKPNAHIATATKQSRVKSSETTTVLSSCSDIENETEVNKKSKSSVPVNKQPQQQSKNSQSGPTPLGGQVNKSTSQTSARTSKDDISSSSDESLELIPSKKNRKMTNTSLDAGQKTLSATTTSGSRKTVDQIYSDSDDSSLDSDTKDKEEERTAESNVSDSQNQQTIRTKAAMKEFTLQQQTCSKAQKDSSSSTVAAHSGTKLSKGTGATSKAKERPSSETNRKGANTSSDLEKQLKFPPDLLVVPQRQAAKKASENMRSTGASVAISSASAAVTSASQKDGGDGKSRDNSAKQKENSRADDKSERSRGGARSSESQNEKPSANKRGRPPKNVKETSEATTSQSSTAVAAALSQSSSNCSSRNKSEVIASIATEAESKKLSSSISSSSSSSTTVEQHQSSTKVSPIEKLSQQSSSSSSANTAGDLSSTQKAGPNSSSSINDAIKPNILVAYVPQRQAAKKAAEQLKNSNKPLMATAEMTAADEKDRITSNEKETKIKTPEGRSTRSLPTRRMSVRDTSHSSSKDRDKQDTAIVTMTEALALAAASSAASSAAKDLSPLLAAETTVVSSVAATLQPPPTAIDHSVELVPPVSGASSAAAPVPVSDSASIPVEDSTPPLAVGVGTKTPTSSNRRRSKDEVVASAATQCPTAAMPKRAPPMDKKRKVSVTSSSASDSSSSSSSSDGSEDSSSNSDSSYSTSSSDDEASESEEKEEAKRQIPAVTKRNLRKSDDSRLSAPVPPPPPTPSLAKSPKVSPQKQLRRNTSSTSTSSLANSDEQPDNNRSSIQTRRKSALLEERTLKSQEAKKLSSSELRESETSPQLKANELSLTKSTISSPCPAVDSKSLSPVEHALAASTKLPETNLDGGHKMQLDQVLDKITTSPAIEPATALMSKQNEKDNDDVEIIEEGKTGNESQRLNRLDDKLDEHKTQGQAQANTQTKDISSEKVAMECTDECSDVPMDIDEELTTAPTNTAMPEGERSPAKIDELLVDLDDHPPAAPMPASPVPSSSSSTDGDNDDDLSNASDEGNKTRPRKTRNRRRRTRPGSPPMSAEEEHTHHTQHLLNEMELVKALEEERKLAAANAGAGKYSASSSSSAVAVVGPEPPEIIDLDSNSNSEGIKTPQKESTSSALALPDGPCSAETSPLESVAKSTLVPELNQNAATLQKESLSPAAMAVSLINNTNVGVSSLNTQTSSTLESGHHPIVDTILDLEDNANKKQREKLGFPNDLLLRNSPFSSHEVVGHLAQQAETLSSLLGTENQMGKDVTQEDSSQATMSLLEKLRKTKRTRSDEPKEPDLMLPPPTPAIPSVFPFHNAADPEDIIHVQKENALSALESNSAGHYGSESAAPTQQTQGGTMAAGNNLVVGSSPNNGGVASSVMAAATGNKDTGLSIFGNLRHDADTDVNRTPNRLSQLPSEALNYLENSGLQRTPTQQQQQSAQLPISPMQQHTPTHLHPQQGTTPTSSYSQQAHTPTQQTSPNVAELTSLIQKELASQAVSTTLSKTLGIESFGQKPQQQQHSNSRMSSSAPLSAGTTPDFVDLHAAATASKETLDFTRSASVGSNKLVVDCDFDENTRMQSPYAMQGNRIWNENDLIAARRSTSPSSVSESNDQTPSLDLQATTPTHQQQQQQTPVQHQMSQVQQSPHMQQQQQSQQGQQQHTMAQNVMNNNNAINSLQNVTTSPNCKNSFFNSINSFAMATSFQQHSLQSQSQQQQQQQSPLVNGIDSMMYSQQGYNSTPTTPTSQTTPQHQQQQQTPTGLQQQQQQQQQPAATQQYNGAVGLFHDAAATMATMDQMPFGPSGPSSGGNATGVMYPAGSGMGTNVNAGPNSSTQQPRPADMFNATNAAASLGVSGNNNSAGQYGGAAFTSSTHNIALTAAIVGVSSGPGSLIVDHNSPRQHHPMQNAQQQTQQQQAASQFNLTSPNNANAGPAAAAAFNNLHMNSCGDAIMPPSQQQQQQQQQQSHTTPTKESPSKGSRSSARYNQQAQQQQLRNSHKSPQVAQHKSPGKSPRQMELLSKQLQQQQQQQHASLNEYSSNMGTTKSSKYDPLTHTLAGKPRQRAPRGTGAGSRGRGRGRGRGRGSSVANSIITLPLTMDYVSADNLVGTPFEFSYEEEMATPGMENLQSLRDRRRSFDCRNAHNTDPQKYRSPGYSAAACKVRGGNNALPTSGTTSSSTASAAAASVAESLVNCNNSLKNASSNLHSIVPPMLPGPVDMRTYNIGFEPQHSSASQEAYNNNLLGAFDSGTADQTLSEFDEDVEREFQSSLRATSTTSSLATSKQLPNVGVTNSSTASNSASTMSGASTIETAAVASSASLITNTYSREAVHTSGTSAAGLELSSGSLNTTTSNLTSTTTTTICSAELVTDLQTSMETTSEDVSIDSDTTLATKASLSDARNQLKLKIKGPLAYPDMYNSSSTLTHSHSTVVQSNMGNVQSMVSASTVINASVSGSGTNSRRMRKKELLSLYVVQKDNHGDDSSCGLPPTDSSLMSNSLEVTRKTDSVCSEVDEYVAEVASGTSSSKRFKKNSSRELRSLDSIAGDSEISAMVLSSGTDGRRRSACSSGSTENSGKAGAAGSAGKRRGRSKTMEGAEDEPAPKLKIKIRGFTDGNVSATTTVGSCETAFNSYEVSRRTVACPPKKRLTSNYTPTLEALMRDSMNYRDQVMQDFGGDDDERTRRSTTVSNVGAMKSFADVSPLPPTKKAKSSKPKKDKKEKKRHKNREVDDSASLMFGGINSNSMTTTLIEQPISASPGDPPKLILRINKRKAESTATDTSLSSPATAVTAPVTDEPPAAPIRLKFARVSDGGGYVIGDKKRKKGKKHLSPAHTDELNTNTNSNASSGVPPPSTLVVPHANISTDFAKFAEDANASASMNSPHVATYSHYSNDPASLIARAESDAAKDSSTPSPCLVIDSSNTASSLHEPPAAPCNAEAMRSPMVTPTLMLHHGSLMTGAPSAHCNENSNSQSSALSSHTHLSNSNSNSMMSAAAHQNANSNSNNHHNNNNNSNSNNTNSSSGGGGGGGGSNTGSGGGGLLSLPKDCEVR
- the LOC106092593 gene encoding PHD finger protein rhinoceros isoform X2 translates to MSQRGKRGNHLHHPRLDVEPQPPPTKRRKGRPPNGGGGGGGGGGCGLGLSGISGSNVGGVGSGGGPGPGPGLNPSYNPAYAAGGSTSCTSALISSNTTTTTPTPTTANNTTPQQDTDNPIHGSTSAAGVPNDDIAMCSTSSKAVGMQSAVGCSSSSAAAWQARSVSDIKMSSIYNRSSTEAPAELYRKDLISAMKLPDSEQLANYEYLVVNDQWKQEWERGVQVPVNPDSLPEPYVEVLTEPIVPPAHDFKLPKNRFLRITKDDTYSPELHCLTNVVALAENSCAYDIDQVDESWLKLYNADRAQYGAPFAISETQFERVIEELEVRCWEQIQVILKNEEGLGIEYDENVICDVCRSPDSEEANEMVFCDNCNICVHQACYGITAIPSGQWLCRTCSMGIKPDCVLCPNKGGAMKSTKSGKHWAHVSCALWIPEVSIGCVDRMEPITKISSIPPSRWSLVCVLCRGKVGACIQCSVKTCKTAYHVTCAFQHGLEMRAIIEEGNAEDGVKLRSYCHKHSVSKGKKEANKSSSSGNCKNKLGTSNGGSGTEDDDCRRRKSRKSDMTSEERNQVRARRLQEVESEFDKHVNIKDISCHLFDVDDDAIEAIYNYWKLKRKSRNNRALIPPKSEDVEMIARKQEQQDLENHKLVVHLRQDLERVRNLCYMVSRREKLSRSLFKLREQVFYKQISVLSDDSQRTEDQHATSDEQFKNAVIYANDGPTLYDRFYSSCDRNKNSQYQSLEYILEKLLGTTKNGPKNANRAHNSRASTSPTKRANKSNSSAQQAATSTSAAASSSTTTTASTGKSPANKRVNNGAIAASKSVATSANAITAGGESVALEKTSQQNKSSVANSVSANRRRASIGVDKTAKPAAAASTAGMVSTTTTATPNTRPRTSTTKTPPKLNKQASKSSDDSSSSSGSSSSDDEDSSSDNGSSSGSGSSSESESGTSSTESASSSSGSEKSPKAGGKTSPKKVVQTKRESYSRAKQRRKSSAVETTMEESVNKPNAHIATATKQSRVKSSETTTVLSSCSDIENETEVNKKSKSSVPVNKQPQQQSKNSQSGPTPLGGQVNKSTSQTSARTSKDDISSSSDESLELIPSKKNRKMTNTSLDAGQKTLSATTTSGSRKTVDQIYSDSDDSSLDSDTKDKEEERTAESNVSDSQNQQTIRTKAAMKEFTLQQQTCSKAQKDSSSSTVAAHSGTKLSKGTGATSKAKERPSSETNRKGANTSSDLEKQLKFPPDLLVVPQRQAAKKASENMRSTGASVAISSASAAVTSASQKDGGDGKSRDNSAKQKENSRADDKSERSRGGARSSESQNEKPSANKRGRPPKNVKETSEATTSQSSTAVAAALSQSSSNCSSRNKSEVIASIATEAESKKLSSSISSSSSSSTTVEQHQSSTKVSPIEKLSQQSSSSSSANTAGDLSSTQKAGPNSSSSINDAIKPNILVAYVPQRQAAKKAAEQLKNSNKPLMATAEMTAADEKDRITSNEKETKIKTPEGRSTRSLPTRRMSVRDTSHSSSKDRDKQDTAIVTMTEALALAAASSAASSAAKDLSPLLAAETTVVSSVAATLQPPPTAIDHSVELVPPVSGASSAAAPVPVSDSASIPVEDSTPPLAVGVGTKTPTSSNRRRSKDEVVASAATQCPTAAMPKRAPPMDKKRKVSVTSSSASDSSSSSSSSDGSEDSSSNSDSSYSTSSSDDEASESEEKEEAKRQIPAVTKRNLRKSDDSRLSAPVPPPPPTPSLAKSPKVSPQKQLRRNTSSTSTSSLANSDEQPDNNRSSIQTRRKSALLEERTLKSQEAKKLSSSELRESETSPQLKANELSLTKSTISSPCPAVDSKSLSPVEHALAASTKLPETNLDGGHKMQLDQVLDKITTSPAIEPATALMSKQNEKDNDDVEIIEEGKTGNESQRLNRLDDKLDEHKTQGQAQANTQTKDISSEKVAMECTDECSDVPMDIDEELTTAPTNTAMPEGERSPAKIDELLVDLDDHPPAAPMPASPVPSSSSSTDGDNDDDLSNASDEGNKTRPRKTRNRRRRTRPGSPPMSAEEEHTHHTQHLLNEMELVKALEEERKLAAANAGAGKYSASSSSSAVAVVGPEPPEIIDLDSNSNSEGIKTPQKESTSSALALPDGPCSAETSPLESVAKSTLVPELNQNAATLQKESLSPAAMAVSLINNTNVGVSSLNTQTSSTLESGHHPIVDTILDLEDNANKKQREKLGFPNDLLLRNSPFSSHEVVGHLAQQAETLSSLLGTENQMGKDVTQEDSSQATMSLLEKLRKTKRTRSDEPKEPDLMLPPPTPAIPSVFPFHNAADPEDIIHVQKENALSALESNSAGHYGSESAAPTQQTQGGTMAAGNNLVVGSSPNNGGVASSVMAAATGNKDTGLSIFGNLRHDADTDVNRTPNRLSQLPSEALNYLENSGLQRTPTQQQQQSAQLPISPMQQHTPTHLHPQQGTTPTSSYSQQAHTPTQQTSPNVAELTSLIQKELASQAVSTTLSKTLGIESFGQKPQQQQHSNSRMSSSAPLSAGTTPDFVDLHAAATASKETLDFTRSASVGSNKLVVDCDFDENTRMQSPYAMQGNRIWNENDLIAARRSTSPSSVSESNDQTPSLDLQATTPTHQQQQQQTPVQHQMSQVQQSPHMQQQQQSQQGQQQHTMAQNVMNNNNAINSLQNVTTSPNCKNSFFNSINSFAMATSFQQHSLQSQSQQQQQQQSPLVNGIDSMMYSQQGYNSTPTTPTSQTTPQHQQQQQTPTGLQQQQQQQQQPAATQQYNGAVGLFHDAAATMATMDQMPFGPSGPSSGGNATGVMYPAGSGMGTNVNAGPNSSTQQPRPADMFNATNAAASLGVSGNNNSAGQYGGAAFTSSTHNIALTAAIVGVSSGPGSLIVDHNSPRQHHPMQNAQQQTQQQQAASQFNLTSPNNANAGPAAAAAFNNLHMNSCGDAIMPPSQQQQQQQQQQSHTTPTKESPSKGSRSSARYNQQAQQQQLRNSHKSPQVAQHKSPGKSPRQMELLSKQLQQQQQQQHASLNEYSSNMGTTKSSKYDPLTHTLAGKPRQRAPRGTGAGSRGRGRGRGRGRGSSVANSIITLPLTMDYVSADNLVGTPFEFSYEEEMATPGMENLQSLRDRRRSFDCRNAHNTDPQKYRSPGYSAAACKVRGGNNALPTSGTTSSSTASAAAASVAESLVNCNNSLKNASSNLHSIVPPMLPGPVDMRTYNIGFEPQHSSASQEAYNNNLLGAFDSGTADQTLSEFDEDVEREFQSSLRATSTTSSLATSKQLPNVGVTNSSTASNSASTMSGASTIETAAVASSASLITNTYSREAVHTSGTSAAGLELSSGSLNTTTSNLTSTTTTTICSAELVTDLQTSMETTSEDVSIDSDTTLATKASLSDARNQLKLKIKGPLAYPDMYNSSSTLTHSHSTVVQSNMGNVQSMVSASTVINASVSGSGTNSRRMRKKELLSLYVVQKDNHGDDSSCGLPPTDSSLMSNSLEVTRKTDSVCSEVDEYVAEVASGTSSSKRFKKNSSRELRSLDSIAGDSEISAMVLSSGTDGRRRSACSSGSTENSGKAGAAGSAGKRRGRSKTMEGAEDEPAPKLKIKIRGFTDGNVSATTTVGSCETAFNSYEVSRRTVACPPKKRLTSNYTPTLEALMRDSMNYRDQVMQDFGGDDDERTRRSTTVSNVGAMKSFADVSPLPPTKKAKSSKPKKDKKEKKRHKNREVDDSASLMFGGINSNSMTTTLIEQPISASPGDPPKLILRINKRKAESTATDTSLSSPATAVTAPVTDEPPAAPIRLKFARVSDGGGYVIGDKKRKKGKKHLSPAHTDELNTNTNSNASSGVPPPSTLVVPHANISTDFAKFAEDANASASMNSPHVATYSHYSNDPASLIARAESDAAKDSSTPSPCLVIDSSNTASSLHEPPAAPCNAEAMRSPMVTPTLMLHHGSLMTGAPSAHCNENSNSQSSALSSHTHLSNSNSNSMMSAAAHQNANSNSNNHHNNNNNSNSNNTNSSSGGGGGGGLLSLPKDCEVR